The genomic window CGGGAAAGTGATTGTTTTCCGATCAAACCCGTGCCGCGCTATACCGCAAAAATTAACGCGGTAACAATAAACTTCCAAGTCACAATCAGTTCACCCACGCCGGCAGAGCGGATCGCTACAGCCGGTGTTTTACCGTACCCCCAGCACTGCAAATTCTTCACCTCCCGTTCACCTCGCCTGGAAAGAGCGAAAGAAAAGCCGTGCCTACCCCAGGAGCGACAGCACGGCGCATCAGCAGGTTTGGGCTCGGTTTCTGTCGGGAGGGCTCATGCCTGCCGGCTGCCGAGAGCCCGGCTCTGCTCTAGTCCAGCCCTTTGCCGCAGATGACTTTCTGTACAAACTGATGATGACAGATATCCAGCTGATAACCTCTGGTGAACGAAGTTATTTTAATTTCCAGTCACTTTCCTGCTAAGTACCATATCAGTTTGTACACAGCTGAGATAAGAGGGTTGAGGAGCGGGGGGGTAATaagaaagaaacagaggaaaaatgcCTACCGCCAGCTGTTGGGATGGACACATCCCACAGCTTGCTTTGGCTTCACCTGATGGTCGGGGCAACTCAAGGAGGAGTCACATTTTTTCATCTCGGATAGCTCGGATTTTTTCATCTCGGATAGCTCTGATTTGGACGAGCACAAACTAAGGAGATTTGATGGAGGGATACGTTCGCCTGGTTGCTTAGGGCGAAAGCCAGGCACACATCCCCCCCCCGGGTCCGCTGCCAGGGGACATTCGCTGACATGCCGGGAGGCgcggagaaaagaaaaaaccttaCAGAAGTAGAATAttcaccatttaaaaaaaatccggaaagcagggaagagtgTGTATTATTTCTGggttaaaataaatttaaaaataataataaaaagaaaaaagaaaaaagactggGGTAtctgccagagccagccctcCGTGCTCGTTCCAGCTCCCCGAGCAGGGGTCCGTCGCCCCTTGGCTGTGGGCGCCCCGAGgtgcccccccgcccccgcccccggGGCTGCGGCGGCCCGGCTGGCCCCGGGACTGGCACCCCTGCGGAGCCCCGTGTTTGTTTAGGGCTGGCCGAGCCCAATCAGGGCCGGCTGCCTGCAGTTTTCCGGCAGGGCTGCGAGAGGCGCCTCCTCTCTCCTTTTTATACATGAgccgccggccgccgccgccggagtcgccgccgccgctcgccccCGCCGCACTGGATTTAccgcccggcgcggccccgcgccccggcCCCATGCGGGCCACCGGCATCAGGTTTGGCCCCTCTCTTTCCTCGCCTCGCCGCGGTTTCTCTCGTTCTTTCTGGGTCTTGTGCCGCTGCCTCTCTGCCCTCGGGCGCTCCGAGGGgagcgcggcgcggcggcggctgcCCCTGGCTGGGGGAGCCCGAGGGAGAGAGACTGTGTGGGCAAACATCCGATGCCGCTGCCTGGAGCTCTTATCTGCCGGAGTCTTATCTTCCAGTTATCTCGCAGGAGGGAGAGACGTATTTGGTGCCTATCTGCGagggggctctgtgtgtgtcctgtATTCTTGTGCCTGTGGTTATCTGGAGTGCCCCGAGGTGGGCTGAGGGCGGAGAGCCTCGCCTGCTCTTGCTGTCACTTCTCTGTGTCCCCTTTCGctttctcccccttctcctAGGGGCTGGGCAGCGGActctctgtgtctgtctgtccggcCTTCCTCGTGCTGGCAGCTCCGAATTGGCCCCTCTCGGCTCGGGACGGGTGTCACGGCTGCAAGGTGTGCAGGGGCTCGGGGCAGgcgcccagccagggctgccggCTGGATCCGGCCCCTGCGGCAGGCACATCCCGCCCGGCTCGGTCCGcgtcccgccgccgccgcgcacACTTCGGGCCCGGCCCGTGCGCATCTCCCGTCCCTCAGGggcctttccctcctcctcctcctcctttccgtGACCTTGGGCTGGAAATAGGCAAACAAGCGAGGAAAAGCTAACATCACTCTCCGGCGAAGTAACCTTAAAGGGATCGCCTTACTAATTGTTTTCTCGGTGGAACCGAGTCAAATGACTCATTCATTGAAATAATCATAACAACGACAGCAGCCAAGAAAGGGCAGAGACAGGGAAAAATGCCCCCTCacccccctctgtccccacgcCCTTACGCCCACCTTTGCCCCGGCGTGCTTCATGTTCAAATCCGCAGCCGGGGATGcgaagggagagagaggggagcagcCCTCCCGCCGTGCGGAAAGCGGGGCCGGAGCCGCAGCCCTGGCCCCGCGGGACTGGCGTCTCCCGGCTCGTCTTGACCTGGGCTGCCTGATCCCATCCCGCCGGGGCGAGGGACAACACAGCGCCGAGGCGACATGACTGATTAAGCGCTCAGAGGGGCCAGATAAGCCCTGATGAATCTCATTACGGGAGGGAGACGGGCTGTCCTGTTTGCAAactttgttattattatttctctCTCCCCCACTTCCCTGCTCTTTTGTGTCCTCCCTCCCCGCCCTGCCCTGCGGATCCCCCctccactcctcctcctcctcctcctcctcccctcctcgCCCTTCCCCATCCACACCCAGCGGCTAGAAGGGGACCTGGATGGCCGTGGCTGAAGGCGGCTGGTGCGCGGTGAAGCGGTGCGCTGCGGACGCCGGCGGTTCCTCCTGTCCCTTCGCGACCAGGGAGCCGCGCCCGTCTCCTCCCtcgccttcctcctcctccggcTCCCAGGGTGAACGCGGATCCTCCAAGACTCCTCGGCCGGAGACCGACGGCAGCCAccggccgccccccgccgccgaGGGCAGGTCGCTGCTCGCCCCCTACGTGCACTTCGGGACCCCGCACCCCTCCGGCCGTGCCAGCTGGGAGGACATCCTGCTCTTCGCGGACTTAGACCAAACCAACAAGCTGATCTGGTCCAGCCGCGGCCCCAAGCTGAGCGCCCTCGGCGCCGAGCAGCCCGAGGAGATGTACCAGACCCTCGCCATCTCGGCCGCCCAGGGCCCCACGCCTTACGACGGATCTCCGGGCGGCTTCATGCACTCCACGCCCAGCTCGCCCGTCTACGTGCCCACCACCCGCGTGGGCTCCatgctgcccacgctgccgtACCTGCAGGGCAGCGGcgcggcccagcccagccacccGGGCGGCGGCCACGCCGTCTGGTCCCAGCCGGCCGCGGAAAGCCCCTCGTacagcagcggcggcggctcccACCCCTCGGGCCGCTTCCCCTACTCCCCGAGCCCGCCGGTGGCCAACGGGGCCTCCCGGGAGCCCGGCGCCTACAGCAACAGCCTGGGCGCCAGGGACCAGTACAGCCCCCTGGCCCGGCCGCTCAATGGCTCCTACCCGGGCCCCTACACGTCCTACGTGGGGCCGCAGCTCGCCCCTGCCTGGCCCACGGCGCCCTTCGAGAACTCCATGCTGCACTGCCTCCAGGGCCGGGCCGCCCCCATCCCCGTCCGGGCACCCAGCGCAGGTAGGAGccgcgggcagggcagggcagggcagggcagggcagggcagggcagggcagggcagggcagggcagggagggtcGCCGCATgccggggctgccccccggAGGGGCGGTGGGGGTgccggggggcgcggggagcggcggcggggccgtcCCGGCCGGGGGTCACTGGCGAGTCCGTGTCAGGACGGCGGTCCCGGGACCGTGGCTGTTCTGGAGTGGAGGTAACTCCCGTCGTTTGTGTTGAGTTAGGGGGAAAATGCACCTCCAAAAATGCTCCTCCAAAAACGCACCTCCAAAATACACGTCCGTTGTATTGAGTATGGCGTTGTTTGGAGTATGGCAGTCGGGGTTACCAACCCAAAGATCCCAAAACGAATTGCCCGGTGTAAacttaatttttagtttttccaAATCAGTACATTCCTGCTTTCCTTAAATGCGGTCATCTGGACAAGAAACAGTGACAAATTCACAGCAAATTAATCGTTCTTGTATCATTGAGGAAAATTGCAGGGGCTCACTTAACCCATTTTGGATTATTTCAACTATAAAACACTTCGTTGCTTcatcaaaaaagaaaagcagcgaAGTAAAATCTCGTATTTGAATGAGAAAACGTAATTTATAAACTGCTGCTAAAATACAGCAACTCCTGAGGggttttgctttcatttccGAGGTGTCCCAtccttattttttgttttagttaaGGAGATTCTCGGTGTCATTAAATCAATGGCAGAAGTGGAGTTTGAGCTGCGATGATTTTGTCAGAGGTAGAAAGATTAACGATAATTGCAATCTCTTCAGCTTTAGAATAAATCTATGTATATATAAATTGAGGTTTATAGAGAGGTGTGTGTGGCtatgtatatgtatttatatatacatgCTGTGCATATATTtattatgtatatatacatatttatgtaAATATGTGTATGCACACAGATTTGATCGTCATTCACTTTAAGCATAAACTACCCACCAGGTGCATATATTTTATAGACACCGTgattttctctttcagtgcagtgctgcagaaaaTTACCCCATgaatttttgtctttctgtagGGTTGTACACACAATGCTCCTCCCGTCTGTCGATGACACCCTGtagatttaattattttaatccTCCCACTTGGTGTTTTATATCCTGACAGAGGGGAGAAAATCAGTTGTAGCAGTGATAGGAGAAGCCACATCTCAGGGTAACAAGAAAGTTGCGTTTTAAACTCAACTTTTAAAAGTTATAGTGTGAAACTAGATGACGGAGAGTAAAAAAATCAattgtgtttttaatttttttttttcttttttaattttgtcgGGGGGGACGTGGGGTTGGAAAATCTCAcggcagggagaggagaggggtgAGTAAGAAGGAGCAGAGAAGTGCAGGAGCCGGCGCTGGAGGAGGTTGGGGCAGGAGTGTCAAGGCAGCCGAGGAGCACGGCagcttcccctgctccagcggCTCTCTCCCGCCCTTGTGCCTCCCTCccaccagtgctgggggctggaggggtAGGGATTAACCTTTCCATGAGGGAAAGGACGGGTGCCAGGGCAGCCGCAACGAGGTGTGACGCGGGGCGAAGCAGCCCGGAGCTCCGGGGCCAGGAGAATTTTCTGCTCCTGTGAGGCAAAACGCGGCAGCAAAGCCGAAGCTACGCCTTGTCCCGTGTCAAAATTGTGGGAAAAATGCAGCCGAAATGTATTTTTTACGGCTAAATACTAGACAGTTTGATAAAGCTTTCTTAACGGTACTCGTAGAGATGCTAAAACAGTGTCTAAAATTAAAACTTTATATTGTTTTCTTTGGAAATAAGTGTAGTACTCACTCTCTAaggggaaaaatatttgaaaatgcCGGAGAAATATTGTCACGGCAGAATTTCTTTCTGCAAGCACGAAGGCAATGCTATAAAATAAATAGCCAAGACAAAATACTGTTTAAGTTCCAGCGTCCCTGACGTCCTAAACATTTTTCTGGTTACAGTCTTCAATGGTGCTTTTAGTGCAAAGATTAATAAATCTTAGCGATGTGCTAAGAGCTAGGAGCTGACAACGTAGGTTGAACTGTGCTCTCTGGACTGTGCCGTGTGCCCGTTCCTCTTTAGCGCCTAATAATTCGCAAACGAAGGGAGGAGAGAAGCGTATTTGGGTGGGTGCGGGCCAAAAGGCCGAGTCTTTCTCAGCTCAATGCCCGCCGTGCCACCGCAGCCCAGTCTCCAAAGCTGCTCGACCTTTACGTGCTCTCTTTCGCTGCGCAGTGAAACCTTAGAGAATAACCCAATGAGGAATTCAGGCAGGTAGCAGagggaggaaataaaaaaatcagtgacGAAGCTCTGAGTCTGAAACATACATTCCCAGACTCGACTCGAAAGCTGCTGTAAAAAT from Agelaius phoeniceus isolate bAgePho1 chromosome 1, bAgePho1.hap1, whole genome shotgun sequence includes these protein-coding regions:
- the GATA6 gene encoding transcription factor GATA-6; this encodes MAVAEGGWCAVKRCAADAGGSSCPFATREPRPSPPSPSSSSGSQGERGSSKTPRPETDGSHRPPPAAEGRSLLAPYVHFGTPHPSGRASWEDILLFADLDQTNKLIWSSRGPKLSALGAEQPEEMYQTLAISAAQGPTPYDGSPGGFMHSTPSSPVYVPTTRVGSMLPTLPYLQGSGAAQPSHPGGGHAVWSQPAAESPSYSSGGGSHPSGRFPYSPSPPVANGASREPGAYSNSLGARDQYSPLARPLNGSYPGPYTSYVGPQLAPAWPTAPFENSMLHCLQGRAAPIPVRAPSAELLEDLSESRECVNCGSIQTPLWRRDGTGNYLCNACGLYTKMNGLSRPLIKPQKRVPSSRRMGLSCANCHTTTTTLWRRNAEGEPVCNACGLYMKLHGVPRPLAMKKEGIQTRKRKPKNINKSKACSGNSTTAVPMTPTSTSSTNSDDCSKTASPGAQPAASGASSSVMSGPGESTSPESSNLKYSGQDGLYTGVSLSSTAEVTASVRQDPWCALALA